The proteins below come from a single Burkholderia sp. FERM BP-3421 genomic window:
- a CDS encoding c-type cytochrome has protein sequence MHANAFVEEGCTPNPGQHVFETKCALCHAIDKTKGTIVGPNLFGVFGWPIGKLPAFSSSKALAESPGKWGEKERDLFLKAPSAHKPGTTMPFTRIKNDAERASTICYLKQPR, from the coding sequence ATGCATGCCAATGCATTTGTCGAGGAGGGCTGTACGCCGAATCCCGGGCAGCATGTCTTCGAGACAAAGTGCGCTTTGTGCCACGCGATCGATAAGACGAAGGGGACGATCGTCGGTCCGAATCTCTTCGGCGTGTTCGGGTGGCCGATCGGCAAGCTTCCCGCCTTTTCGTCCAGCAAGGCGCTCGCGGAATCCCCGGGAAAATGGGGTGAAAAAGAAAGGGATCTCTTTCTCAAGGCGCCGTCGGCCCACAAGCCAGGAACGACGATGCCATTTACCCGAATCAAGAACGACGCGGAACGTGCGTCCACGATCTGCTACTTGAAGCAGCCGCGTTGA
- a CDS encoding cation:proton antiporter produces MAETIGCLIFGALLIFMGLIGSSLKRLPLSAAMVYLGIGFLIGPSGIGFLSMTLPDDVTHLRIAAEIGLLISLFAIGLRLRVPLVDRRWMVPIRLGFVAMILTVASIAVLGVVALHLSPGVALLLGAIIAPTDPVLAHDVGVRDAGDVEVVRFSLSAEGGINDGTAYPCAALGLLLCQIGATSNLHWSIVVGIAWSIVAGVTTGGLIGSATARLVAFLRSRHGQALGLEGFFALGVIALSYGAALAIQGYGFLAVFAAGVAMRRVEHRSSGQKTSKATLGIVDSEDVEATSTDPDKAHAFVAESVMGFTIELEHIAEAVLILLIGALVSRYWADMLTWICTAVVATLLFVIRPAASRVALIGSRASHRQRRLIGWFGIRGVGSLYYLMLALEQGPHAELLPLVPWVLAIIALSIVLHGISATPLMRRYA; encoded by the coding sequence GTGGCCGAAACGATCGGATGCCTCATCTTTGGCGCTTTGCTCATTTTCATGGGGCTCATCGGCTCGTCGCTCAAGCGTCTGCCGTTGAGCGCGGCCATGGTTTATCTTGGGATCGGCTTTCTGATCGGGCCGTCCGGTATCGGCTTCCTGTCGATGACACTACCGGACGACGTCACGCATTTGCGCATCGCCGCCGAAATCGGCCTGCTGATCTCGCTGTTCGCCATTGGCCTGAGACTACGCGTCCCGCTCGTCGATCGGCGCTGGATGGTGCCGATTCGGTTGGGCTTTGTCGCGATGATCCTCACCGTCGCGTCGATCGCCGTTCTTGGCGTGGTCGCGCTCCATCTGAGTCCCGGCGTCGCGTTGCTGCTGGGCGCGATAATCGCGCCGACAGATCCCGTGCTGGCTCACGATGTCGGCGTGCGCGATGCCGGCGACGTCGAGGTCGTGCGTTTTTCGCTCTCCGCCGAAGGCGGAATCAACGACGGCACCGCTTATCCATGCGCGGCGCTCGGCCTGCTCCTGTGCCAAATCGGCGCGACATCGAACCTGCACTGGAGCATCGTCGTCGGCATCGCGTGGAGCATTGTCGCGGGCGTGACGACCGGCGGACTGATCGGCTCCGCGACTGCCCGGCTCGTCGCGTTCCTGCGCAGCCGTCACGGGCAGGCGCTCGGCCTCGAAGGCTTCTTCGCGCTCGGCGTGATCGCGCTGTCATACGGCGCGGCGCTCGCCATTCAAGGCTACGGGTTTCTGGCCGTGTTCGCCGCGGGCGTCGCGATGCGACGCGTCGAGCATCGATCGAGCGGCCAGAAGACGTCGAAGGCGACGCTCGGCATCGTGGACAGCGAGGATGTCGAAGCCACTTCCACCGATCCCGACAAAGCCCACGCGTTCGTCGCGGAATCAGTGATGGGATTCACGATCGAACTGGAGCACATTGCAGAGGCCGTGCTGATCCTTCTGATCGGCGCCCTCGTCTCGCGGTATTGGGCCGACATGCTGACGTGGATCTGTACAGCCGTTGTCGCCACGCTGCTGTTCGTCATCCGGCCGGCCGCCAGCCGAGTAGCGTTGATCGGCTCGCGCGCATCGCACCGCCAGCGCCGCTTGATCGGTTGGTTCGGCATTCGGGGCGTGGGATCCCTGTATTACCTGATGCTGGCCCTCGAACAAGGGCCGCACGCGGAGCTGCTGCCGCTGGTTCCCTGGGTGCTGGCGATCATCGCGCTGTCGATCGTGCTGCACGGCATCTCGGCCACGCCGCTGATGCGGCGCTACGCGTGA
- a CDS encoding Nramp family divalent metal transporter, protein MKKHPIALSKNQSLWESLGPGLITGAADDDPSGIATYSQVGAAFGYGMLWTSIVTFPLMIGIQMVSAHIGRVTGDGIAANIRKHYPPWLLYGLVALLLVANTINIAADIGAMGAALKLLIGGPAHWYAIAFGSTSLILQVFVPFPRYAPILKALTLALFAYVATAFIVKIPWEHVLYETLVPSVTLDVHYAIGVVAVFGTTISPYLFFWQASQEVEEQRATPGEEPLRRAPEQARRSLRRIRIDTYVGMAFSNLIAFFIILTAATTLHIHGMTQIQTSSDAAQALRPLAGEFAFLLFSAGIVGCGLLAVPVLAGSAAYAVAEALHWRIGLGRTLLKARGFYMILAIAIVLGVALNFTSIDPIRALFWSAVINGVIAGPVMVVILLMASRRDVMGEFVIARWLSAVGWLATAIMLIAVVVMIATWGM, encoded by the coding sequence ATGAAAAAGCACCCTATTGCACTGTCGAAAAACCAGTCTCTGTGGGAGAGTCTCGGGCCGGGCCTGATTACCGGCGCAGCCGACGATGATCCGAGCGGCATCGCAACCTATTCCCAGGTCGGCGCGGCGTTCGGATACGGAATGCTGTGGACGTCCATCGTCACATTCCCGCTGATGATCGGCATCCAGATGGTCAGCGCGCACATCGGTCGCGTCACCGGCGACGGGATAGCGGCCAACATCCGGAAACACTATCCGCCCTGGCTGCTGTATGGGCTCGTCGCATTGCTGCTGGTCGCGAACACGATCAACATCGCCGCCGACATCGGCGCGATGGGCGCGGCGTTGAAGCTGCTGATCGGCGGTCCCGCGCACTGGTATGCGATCGCCTTCGGGTCGACCTCGCTGATACTGCAGGTATTCGTGCCGTTTCCCCGCTACGCCCCGATTCTGAAAGCGCTGACGCTCGCGCTCTTTGCCTATGTCGCAACGGCGTTCATCGTCAAGATCCCCTGGGAACACGTTCTGTATGAGACGCTCGTTCCGTCCGTCACGCTCGACGTTCATTACGCGATCGGCGTCGTCGCCGTATTCGGCACCACCATCAGCCCCTACCTGTTCTTCTGGCAAGCCTCGCAGGAAGTCGAAGAGCAGCGCGCGACGCCCGGGGAAGAGCCGCTTCGGCGCGCGCCGGAACAGGCGCGTCGCAGCTTGCGGCGCATCAGGATCGATACGTACGTCGGGATGGCGTTCTCCAATCTGATCGCCTTCTTCATCATCCTGACTGCGGCTACGACCCTGCACATCCACGGGATGACGCAAATCCAGACCTCATCCGACGCAGCGCAGGCGCTTCGCCCCCTGGCCGGAGAGTTCGCGTTCCTGCTGTTTTCCGCGGGCATCGTCGGGTGCGGGTTGCTCGCCGTTCCGGTTCTCGCGGGATCGGCCGCCTATGCCGTCGCCGAGGCGCTGCACTGGCGCATCGGACTCGGCCGTACGCTGCTGAAGGCGCGCGGCTTCTACATGATCCTCGCGATCGCGATCGTGTTGGGCGTCGCGCTCAATTTCACCTCGATCGATCCGATTCGCGCACTTTTCTGGAGCGCGGTCATCAACGGGGTCATCGCCGGTCCGGTGATGGTGGTGATCCTGCTGATGGCCTCCAGACGCGACGTCATGGGCGAGTTCGTGATCGCGCGCTGGCTAAGCGCCGTCGGCTGGCTCGCCACCGCGATAATGTTGATCGCCGTCGTCGTCATGATCGCGACATGGGGCATGTAG
- a CDS encoding PRC-barrel domain-containing protein: MLRSFKELQGGAVRTKDGDLGHLNQAYFDVDDWCIRYLVVKTGDRSHDRQVLISPYSIKRNGAGSSTLHIDLTRQQVKDSPGTDTRQPVSRLHEIESRHYYGHPAYWDGPNLWGAGAYPDFDPAGPSQDPETGHSRPTRTTRADALTDTRLRSTDEIRGYRLEAPAGRVGRVSDFIYDNETWVIRYLAIDTGNRWLSSKTVLIATDWLDEVDGSTETVSTALTRDTIRRSPKYDDSQTVYRSDEIALHLFYGKQGYWSNGEPSRAHDTL; this comes from the coding sequence ATGCTACGAAGTTTCAAGGAATTGCAAGGCGGCGCGGTTCGCACGAAAGACGGCGATCTCGGACACCTCAACCAGGCCTACTTCGACGTCGACGATTGGTGCATCCGCTACCTCGTCGTCAAAACGGGCGACCGGTCGCACGACAGGCAGGTCCTGATTTCTCCCTATTCCATCAAGCGCAACGGCGCTGGATCCAGCACGCTGCATATCGACCTGACGCGGCAGCAGGTGAAAGACAGCCCCGGTACAGACACGCGCCAGCCGGTATCCCGTCTTCACGAGATCGAATCCCGGCATTACTACGGCCACCCGGCTTACTGGGATGGGCCCAATCTGTGGGGAGCGGGCGCCTACCCGGATTTCGATCCGGCCGGACCGTCGCAGGATCCCGAAACCGGCCACTCGCGCCCCACCCGCACGACACGGGCCGACGCGCTGACGGATACGCGCCTGCGCAGCACCGACGAGATCCGGGGCTATCGGCTCGAGGCCCCCGCCGGGCGCGTCGGCCGCGTATCCGATTTCATCTACGACAATGAAACATGGGTGATCCGCTATCTGGCGATCGACACGGGCAACCGGTGGCTGTCGAGCAAGACGGTGCTGATCGCCACTGACTGGCTCGACGAGGTGGACGGAAGCACGGAGACGGTGTCGACCGCGCTGACCCGCGACACGATCCGGCGGAGCCCGAAATACGATGACTCGCAAACCGTCTATCGAAGCGATGAAATCGCGCTGCATCTTTTCTACGGCAAGCAAGGCTATTGGTCGAACGGCGAACCGTCCAGAGCCCACGACACCCTCTGA